One window of Phaenicophaeus curvirostris isolate KB17595 chromosome 22, BPBGC_Pcur_1.0, whole genome shotgun sequence genomic DNA carries:
- the ESPN gene encoding espin isoform X1 produces MALERALLAARQGDVEALRGLRAAGLLRPGLRDALGASPAHHAARAGRLACLRYLAAETALRGDARARNGATPAHDAAATGNLACLQWLLTQGGCGVQDTDNSGATILHLAARFGHHEVIDWLLRFGGSDPTAATDTGALPVHYAAAKGDFPSLRLLLGHCPSTLSAQTKTGATPLYLACQEGHLEIIQYLVQDCGADPHARAHDGMTPLHAAAQMGHNTVIVWLMSFTTVSLSERDAEGATAMHFAASRGHSKVLSWLLLHGGEITTDNWGGTPLHDAAENGELECCQILVVNGADLSIRDQDGYTAADLADYNGHSHCAQYLRTVENMSIEHRVLSRDPSADGECRQPDSGMSSPNTTASVPQARFEVGSPASTLSNYDSCHSSQSSTGDKRGGPAGAPAARVPEPVLADMQAYMDMLDPEMRPRGRGPVGEGPPPPPPPTFPPPPPPPPSTRPPPPPPGYPAPAPPAAPHTADIYVRAKNNLRHVESQALRRELASRESSPEGLRRADSTRRSRNFGKQPSTGDYYKHLGHSTAEQPGPRRMAHSEEASPISTDTMRNGDSKTGSELPLPPPPPPLPDAACPPPPPPPPPAETPAGPRRSSSSTGKGKALRQMKSTKSFNMMSPTGDNSELLAEIKAGKSLKPTPQSKGFTTIFSGSGQAGANAESPLSSPSPTRTPTPPATPEATGPPRCLAGGSPEPVLNGSSPVPAAGAGAAVEVEVLVPSHDEQGRPIPEWKRQVMVRKLQLRMQEEEEQRRKPASRSSPPCQRRSPTCEDTPGPAGQLLWDEMRYLERQLGSLRVMHEVQPGWPEEDLLPPTALAPQRFALAHEEPPACGSQYPVLPWSAATLPATLGSQEGLGLWGAVGGHDARHNAQREILGCGVSVRSLKANYEGPGESPTPLPRVTKRKRAQLPGSTRQPVLEEEYGDGAPRRCRPAPPEPRGPKERAVARKERVVFLFLEHWKKRAAAAAAAGEERPWQPGRRRLAAGRLLARWRSVARRVPGRQLRRLSRAAALYWPQHFLPHVGGSPMPHDSLPLDLFMLGYFQLLEMPLSPEERRFRHLLCYEMFDRLGSHSWHRVRHFHRTVLEQVEAGHRHWLDGFEDLAEEFFGGGPTTVARSPPAPPSTAPGGDGAAAPVPVPVLELGEFSEEDVCRFIDRSFSFWKEKEAEMSDT; encoded by the exons ATGGCGCTGGAGCGGGCGCTGCTGGCGGCGCGACAGGGCGACGTGGAGGcgctgcgggggctgcgggcggcGGGGCTGCTGCGGCCGGGGCTGCGGGACGCCCTGGGAGCCTCCCCCGCGCACCACGCCGCCCGCGCCGGCCGCCTCGCCTGCCTCCGGTACCTGGCGGCAGAGACCGCGCTCCGCGGGGACGCGCGGGCGCGCAACGGGGCCACCCCGGCTCACGACGCCGCCGCCACCGGCAACCTCGCCTGTCTCCAGTGGCTGCTCACGCAGGGCGGCTGCGGCGTGCAG GACACAGACAACTCCGGTGCCACCATCCTACACCTAGCAGCCCGCTTCGGTCACCACGAGGTGATCGACTGGCTCCTCCGCTTCGGGGGCAGCGACCCCACAGCGGCCACCGACACGGGAGCGCTGCCCGTCCACTATGCCGCGGCCAAAGGAGATTTCCCTTCCCTGCGACTCCTCTTGGGACACTGCCCAAG CACGCTGAGTGCCCAGACCAAGACAGGGGCCACCCCGCTGTACCTCGCCTGCCAGGAGGGCCacctggagatcatccagtacCTGGTGCAGGACTGCGGGGCTGACCCCCACGCGCGCGCCCATGACGGCATGACCCCGCTGCACGCCGCTGCCCAGATGGGCCACAACACCGTCATCGTCTGGCTG ATGAGCTTCACCACGGTGAGCCTGTCGGAACGGGACGCCGAGGGGGCCACGGCCATGCACTTCGCCGCCAGCCGCGGCCACTCCAAGGTGCtgagctggctgctgctgcacgGCGGGGAGATCACCACCGACAACTGGGGTGGCACGCCGCTGCACGATGCTGCCGAGAACGGCGAGctggag tgcTGCCAGATCCTGGTGGTGAACGGCGCCGACCTCAGCATCCGCGACCAGGATGGCTACACGGCAGCTGACCTCGCTGACTACAACGGCCACAGCCACTGTGCCCAGTACCTGCGCACGGTGGAGAACATG AGCATCGAGCACCGCGTGCTGTCGAGAGACCCCTCGGCGGACGGGGAGTGCCGGCAGCCTGACTCGGGCATGTCATCACCCAACACCACAGCGTCAGTGCCCCAGGCGCGCTTCGAGGTGGGCTCCCCCGCCAGCACCCTCTCCAACTACGACTCCTGCCACTCCAGCCAGTCCAGCACcggggacaagaggggcggtcCCGCGGGGGCCCCCGCCGCCC GGGTGCCCGAGCCGGTGCTGGCGGACATGCAGGCGTACATGGACATGCTGGACCCTGAGATGCGGCCACGGGGCCGGGGGCCAGTGGGCGAGGGTCCCCCCCCACCGCCGCCCCCCACCTTTCCACCGCCGCCACCCCCGCCCCCCAGCACTCGGCcacccccgccgccccccggctACCCTGCGCCCGCGCCCCCTGCCGCCCCCCACACCGCCGACATCTACGTGCGCGCCAAGAACAACCTGCGGCACGTGGAGAGCCAGGCGCTGCGCCGAGAG CTGGCATCGCGGGAGAGCAGCCCCGAGGGCCTGCGCCGGGCTGACTCCACCAGGAGGTCGAGGAATTTCGGCAAGCAGCCGAGCACCGGCGACTACTACAAGCACCTGGGGCACAGCACGGCCGAGCAGCCCGGGCCGCGGCGGATGGCGCACAGCGAGGAG GCGTCGCCCATCTCGACCGACACCATGCGCAACGGGGACAGCAAGACTGGCTCTGAGCTGCCGCTGCCGCCGCCACCACCCCCACTGCCCGATGCCGCCTGCCCGCCACCCCCGCCACCACCCCCACCAGCCGAGACCCCTGCAGGCCCTCgccgctcctcctcctccacggGAA AAGGAAAGGCGCTCAGGCAGATGAAGA GCACCAAGTCCTTCAACATGATGTCCCCCACCGGCGACAACTCGGAGCTGCTGGCTGAGATCAAGGCTGGGAAGAGCCTCAAGCCGACTCCACAGAGCAAAGGCTTCACCACCATCTTCTCCGGCAGTGGCCAGGCAGGGGCCAAC GCAGAGTCTCCGCTGTCCTCTCCATCGCCCACCAGGACACCCACCCCGCCGGCCACCCCTGAGGCCACGGGGCCACCACGCTGCCTGGCAGGGGGCTCGCCAGAGCCGGTGCTGAACGGGAGCTCACCGGTGCCAGCAGCAGGCGCTGGGGCAGCAGTGGAGGTGGAGGTGCTGGTTCCGAGCCACGATGAGCAGGGTCGGCCCATTCCGGAGTGGAAGCGGCAGGTGATGGTGCGCAAGCTGCAGCTCCGCatgcaggaggaagaggaacagCGGCGCAAG CCTGCAAGCCGCTCGTCACCCCCGTGCCAGCGCAGGTCACCCACCTGCGAGGACACGCCGGGTCCTGCCGGGCAGCTGCTGTGGGACGAGATGCGGTACCTAGAGAGGCAGCTGGGGAGCCTGCGGGTGATGCACGAGGTGCAGCCGGGGTGGCCAGAGGAGGATCTGCTGCCGCCCACCGCCCTGGCACCGCAGCGTTTCGCCCTGGCCCACGAGGAGCCTCCGGCCTGCGGCAGCCAGTACCCCGTGCTGCCCTGGAGCGCGGCCACGCTGCCGgccaccctgggcagccaggagggcctggggctgtggggagcgGTGGGCGGGCACGACGCCCGGCACAATGCCCAACGTGAGATCCTGGGCTGCGGCGTCTCCGTCCGTAGCCTCAAGGCCAACTACGAGGGGCCAGGGGAGTCCCCCACGCCCCTCCCCAGGGTCACCAAGCGCAAGCGAGCGCAGCTCCCCGGCAGCACCCGCCAGCCCGTCCTGGAGGAGGAGTACGGGGACGGGGCACCGCGACGGTGCCGGCCGGCACCGCCAGAGCCAAGGGGCCCAAAGGAGCGTGCTGTGGCACGGAAGGAGCGTGTTGTCTTCCTCTTCCTGGAGCACTGGAAGaagcgggcggcggcggcggcggcggccggggaAGAGCGGCCGTGGCAGCCGGGAAGGCGGCGGTTGGCAGCGGGGCGGTTGCTGGCCCGCTGGAGGAGCGTCGCCCGCCGGGTGCCAGGACGGCAGCTCCGGCGGCTGAGCCGCGCCGCGGCGCTGTACTGGCCACAGCACTTTCTGCCACACGTCGGCGGCTCACCCATGCCCCACGACAGCCTCCCGCTCGACCTCTTCATGCTGGGCTACTTCCAGCTGCTGGAGATGCCGCTCAGCCCCGAGGAGCGGCGATTCCGACACCTCCTCTGCTACGAGATGTTCGACCGCCTCGGCAGCCACAGCTGGCACCGTGTCCGCCACTTCCACCGCACCGTGCTGGAGCAGGTCGAGGCTGGACACCGCCACTGGCTCGATGGCTTCGAGGACCTCGCTGAGGAGTTTTTCGGGGGCGGCCCCACCACGGTGGCCAGGAGCCCACCAGCgcctcccagcacagccccaggaggggatggggcagcagcaCCGGTGCCGGTGCcagtgctggagctgggagagTTCAGCGAGGAGGATGTCTGCCGCTTCATCGACCGCagtttttccttctggaaggagaaggaagcagaGATGTCGGACACCTGA
- the ESPN gene encoding espin isoform X4 yields MALERALLAARQGDVEALRGLRAAGLLRPGLRDALGASPAHHAARAGRLACLRYLAAETALRGDARARNGATPAHDAAATGNLACLQWLLTQGGCGVQDTDNSGATILHLAARFGHHEVIDWLLRFGGSDPTAATDTGALPVHYAAAKGDFPSLRLLLGHCPSTLSAQTKTGATPLYLACQEGHLEIIQYLVQDCGADPHARAHDGMTPLHAAAQMGHNTVIVWLMSFTTVSLSERDAEGATAMHFAASRGHSKVLSWLLLHGGEITTDNWGGTPLHDAAENGELECCQILVVNGADLSIRDQDGYTAADLADYNGHSHCAQYLRTVENMSIEHRVLSRDPSADGECRQPDSGMSSPNTTASVPQARFELASRESSPEGLRRADSTRRSRNFGKQPSTGDYYKHLGHSTAEQPGPRRMAHSEEASPISTDTMRNGDSKTGSELPLPPPPPPLPDAACPPPPPPPPPAETPAGPRRSSSSTGKGKALRQMKSTKSFNMMSPTGDNSELLAEIKAGKSLKPTPQSKGFTTIFSGSGQAGANAESPLSSPSPTRTPTPPATPEATGPPRCLAGGSPEPVLNGSSPVPAAGAGAAVEVEVLVPSHDEQGRPIPEWKRQVMVRKLQLRMQEEEEQRRKPASRSSPPCQRRSPTCEDTPGPAGQLLWDEMRYLERQLGSLRVMHEVQPGWPEEDLLPPTALAPQRFALAHEEPPACGSQYPVLPWSAATLPATLGSQEGLGLWGAVGGHDARHNAQREILGCGVSVRSLKANYEGPGESPTPLPRVTKRKRAQLPGSTRQPVLEEEYGDGAPRRCRPAPPEPRGPKERAVARKERVVFLFLEHWKKRAAAAAAAGEERPWQPGRRRLAAGRLLARWRSVARRVPGRQLRRLSRAAALYWPQHFLPHVGGSPMPHDSLPLDLFMLGYFQLLEMPLSPEERRFRHLLCYEMFDRLGSHSWHRVRHFHRTVLEQVEAGHRHWLDGFEDLAEEFFGGGPTTVARSPPAPPSTAPGGDGAAAPVPVPVLELGEFSEEDVCRFIDRSFSFWKEKEAEMSDT; encoded by the exons ATGGCGCTGGAGCGGGCGCTGCTGGCGGCGCGACAGGGCGACGTGGAGGcgctgcgggggctgcgggcggcGGGGCTGCTGCGGCCGGGGCTGCGGGACGCCCTGGGAGCCTCCCCCGCGCACCACGCCGCCCGCGCCGGCCGCCTCGCCTGCCTCCGGTACCTGGCGGCAGAGACCGCGCTCCGCGGGGACGCGCGGGCGCGCAACGGGGCCACCCCGGCTCACGACGCCGCCGCCACCGGCAACCTCGCCTGTCTCCAGTGGCTGCTCACGCAGGGCGGCTGCGGCGTGCAG GACACAGACAACTCCGGTGCCACCATCCTACACCTAGCAGCCCGCTTCGGTCACCACGAGGTGATCGACTGGCTCCTCCGCTTCGGGGGCAGCGACCCCACAGCGGCCACCGACACGGGAGCGCTGCCCGTCCACTATGCCGCGGCCAAAGGAGATTTCCCTTCCCTGCGACTCCTCTTGGGACACTGCCCAAG CACGCTGAGTGCCCAGACCAAGACAGGGGCCACCCCGCTGTACCTCGCCTGCCAGGAGGGCCacctggagatcatccagtacCTGGTGCAGGACTGCGGGGCTGACCCCCACGCGCGCGCCCATGACGGCATGACCCCGCTGCACGCCGCTGCCCAGATGGGCCACAACACCGTCATCGTCTGGCTG ATGAGCTTCACCACGGTGAGCCTGTCGGAACGGGACGCCGAGGGGGCCACGGCCATGCACTTCGCCGCCAGCCGCGGCCACTCCAAGGTGCtgagctggctgctgctgcacgGCGGGGAGATCACCACCGACAACTGGGGTGGCACGCCGCTGCACGATGCTGCCGAGAACGGCGAGctggag tgcTGCCAGATCCTGGTGGTGAACGGCGCCGACCTCAGCATCCGCGACCAGGATGGCTACACGGCAGCTGACCTCGCTGACTACAACGGCCACAGCCACTGTGCCCAGTACCTGCGCACGGTGGAGAACATG AGCATCGAGCACCGCGTGCTGTCGAGAGACCCCTCGGCGGACGGGGAGTGCCGGCAGCCTGACTCGGGCATGTCATCACCCAACACCACAGCGTCAGTGCCCCAGGCGCGCTTCGAG CTGGCATCGCGGGAGAGCAGCCCCGAGGGCCTGCGCCGGGCTGACTCCACCAGGAGGTCGAGGAATTTCGGCAAGCAGCCGAGCACCGGCGACTACTACAAGCACCTGGGGCACAGCACGGCCGAGCAGCCCGGGCCGCGGCGGATGGCGCACAGCGAGGAG GCGTCGCCCATCTCGACCGACACCATGCGCAACGGGGACAGCAAGACTGGCTCTGAGCTGCCGCTGCCGCCGCCACCACCCCCACTGCCCGATGCCGCCTGCCCGCCACCCCCGCCACCACCCCCACCAGCCGAGACCCCTGCAGGCCCTCgccgctcctcctcctccacggGAA AAGGAAAGGCGCTCAGGCAGATGAAGA GCACCAAGTCCTTCAACATGATGTCCCCCACCGGCGACAACTCGGAGCTGCTGGCTGAGATCAAGGCTGGGAAGAGCCTCAAGCCGACTCCACAGAGCAAAGGCTTCACCACCATCTTCTCCGGCAGTGGCCAGGCAGGGGCCAAC GCAGAGTCTCCGCTGTCCTCTCCATCGCCCACCAGGACACCCACCCCGCCGGCCACCCCTGAGGCCACGGGGCCACCACGCTGCCTGGCAGGGGGCTCGCCAGAGCCGGTGCTGAACGGGAGCTCACCGGTGCCAGCAGCAGGCGCTGGGGCAGCAGTGGAGGTGGAGGTGCTGGTTCCGAGCCACGATGAGCAGGGTCGGCCCATTCCGGAGTGGAAGCGGCAGGTGATGGTGCGCAAGCTGCAGCTCCGCatgcaggaggaagaggaacagCGGCGCAAG CCTGCAAGCCGCTCGTCACCCCCGTGCCAGCGCAGGTCACCCACCTGCGAGGACACGCCGGGTCCTGCCGGGCAGCTGCTGTGGGACGAGATGCGGTACCTAGAGAGGCAGCTGGGGAGCCTGCGGGTGATGCACGAGGTGCAGCCGGGGTGGCCAGAGGAGGATCTGCTGCCGCCCACCGCCCTGGCACCGCAGCGTTTCGCCCTGGCCCACGAGGAGCCTCCGGCCTGCGGCAGCCAGTACCCCGTGCTGCCCTGGAGCGCGGCCACGCTGCCGgccaccctgggcagccaggagggcctggggctgtggggagcgGTGGGCGGGCACGACGCCCGGCACAATGCCCAACGTGAGATCCTGGGCTGCGGCGTCTCCGTCCGTAGCCTCAAGGCCAACTACGAGGGGCCAGGGGAGTCCCCCACGCCCCTCCCCAGGGTCACCAAGCGCAAGCGAGCGCAGCTCCCCGGCAGCACCCGCCAGCCCGTCCTGGAGGAGGAGTACGGGGACGGGGCACCGCGACGGTGCCGGCCGGCACCGCCAGAGCCAAGGGGCCCAAAGGAGCGTGCTGTGGCACGGAAGGAGCGTGTTGTCTTCCTCTTCCTGGAGCACTGGAAGaagcgggcggcggcggcggcggcggccggggaAGAGCGGCCGTGGCAGCCGGGAAGGCGGCGGTTGGCAGCGGGGCGGTTGCTGGCCCGCTGGAGGAGCGTCGCCCGCCGGGTGCCAGGACGGCAGCTCCGGCGGCTGAGCCGCGCCGCGGCGCTGTACTGGCCACAGCACTTTCTGCCACACGTCGGCGGCTCACCCATGCCCCACGACAGCCTCCCGCTCGACCTCTTCATGCTGGGCTACTTCCAGCTGCTGGAGATGCCGCTCAGCCCCGAGGAGCGGCGATTCCGACACCTCCTCTGCTACGAGATGTTCGACCGCCTCGGCAGCCACAGCTGGCACCGTGTCCGCCACTTCCACCGCACCGTGCTGGAGCAGGTCGAGGCTGGACACCGCCACTGGCTCGATGGCTTCGAGGACCTCGCTGAGGAGTTTTTCGGGGGCGGCCCCACCACGGTGGCCAGGAGCCCACCAGCgcctcccagcacagccccaggaggggatggggcagcagcaCCGGTGCCGGTGCcagtgctggagctgggagagTTCAGCGAGGAGGATGTCTGCCGCTTCATCGACCGCagtttttccttctggaaggagaaggaagcagaGATGTCGGACACCTGA
- the ESPN gene encoding espin isoform X3, whose protein sequence is MALERALLAARQGDVEALRGLRAAGLLRPGLRDALGASPAHHAARAGRLACLRYLAAETALRGDARARNGATPAHDAAATGNLACLQWLLTQGGCGVQDTDNSGATILHLAARFGHHEVIDWLLRFGGSDPTAATDTGALPVHYAAAKGDFPSLRLLLGHCPSTLSAQTKTGATPLYLACQEGHLEIIQYLVQDCGADPHARAHDGMTPLHAAAQMGHNTVIVWLMSFTTVSLSERDAEGATAMHFAASRGHSKVLSWLLLHGGEITTDNWGGTPLHDAAENGELECCQILVVNGADLSIRDQDGYTAADLADYNGHSHCAQYLRTVENMSIEHRVLSRDPSADGECRQPDSGMSSPNTTASVPQARFEVGSPASTLSNYDSCHSSQSSTGDKRGGPAGAPAARVPEPVLADMQAYMDMLDPEMRPRGRGPVGEGPPPPPPPTFPPPPPPPPSTRPPPPPPGYPAPAPPAAPHTADIYVRAKNNLRHVESQALRRELASRESSPEGLRRADSTRRSRNFGKQPSTGDYYKHLGHSTAEQPGPRRMAHSEEASPISTDTMRNGDSKTGSELPLPPPPPPLPDAACPPPPPPPPPAETPAGPRRSSSSTGSTKSFNMMSPTGDNSELLAEIKAGKSLKPTPQSKGFTTIFSGSGQAGANAESPLSSPSPTRTPTPPATPEATGPPRCLAGGSPEPVLNGSSPVPAAGAGAAVEVEVLVPSHDEQGRPIPEWKRQVMVRKLQLRMQEEEEQRRKPASRSSPPCQRRSPTCEDTPGPAGQLLWDEMRYLERQLGSLRVMHEVQPGWPEEDLLPPTALAPQRFALAHEEPPACGSQYPVLPWSAATLPATLGSQEGLGLWGAVGGHDARHNAQREILGCGVSVRSLKANYEGPGESPTPLPRVTKRKRAQLPGSTRQPVLEEEYGDGAPRRCRPAPPEPRGPKERAVARKERVVFLFLEHWKKRAAAAAAAGEERPWQPGRRRLAAGRLLARWRSVARRVPGRQLRRLSRAAALYWPQHFLPHVGGSPMPHDSLPLDLFMLGYFQLLEMPLSPEERRFRHLLCYEMFDRLGSHSWHRVRHFHRTVLEQVEAGHRHWLDGFEDLAEEFFGGGPTTVARSPPAPPSTAPGGDGAAAPVPVPVLELGEFSEEDVCRFIDRSFSFWKEKEAEMSDT, encoded by the exons ATGGCGCTGGAGCGGGCGCTGCTGGCGGCGCGACAGGGCGACGTGGAGGcgctgcgggggctgcgggcggcGGGGCTGCTGCGGCCGGGGCTGCGGGACGCCCTGGGAGCCTCCCCCGCGCACCACGCCGCCCGCGCCGGCCGCCTCGCCTGCCTCCGGTACCTGGCGGCAGAGACCGCGCTCCGCGGGGACGCGCGGGCGCGCAACGGGGCCACCCCGGCTCACGACGCCGCCGCCACCGGCAACCTCGCCTGTCTCCAGTGGCTGCTCACGCAGGGCGGCTGCGGCGTGCAG GACACAGACAACTCCGGTGCCACCATCCTACACCTAGCAGCCCGCTTCGGTCACCACGAGGTGATCGACTGGCTCCTCCGCTTCGGGGGCAGCGACCCCACAGCGGCCACCGACACGGGAGCGCTGCCCGTCCACTATGCCGCGGCCAAAGGAGATTTCCCTTCCCTGCGACTCCTCTTGGGACACTGCCCAAG CACGCTGAGTGCCCAGACCAAGACAGGGGCCACCCCGCTGTACCTCGCCTGCCAGGAGGGCCacctggagatcatccagtacCTGGTGCAGGACTGCGGGGCTGACCCCCACGCGCGCGCCCATGACGGCATGACCCCGCTGCACGCCGCTGCCCAGATGGGCCACAACACCGTCATCGTCTGGCTG ATGAGCTTCACCACGGTGAGCCTGTCGGAACGGGACGCCGAGGGGGCCACGGCCATGCACTTCGCCGCCAGCCGCGGCCACTCCAAGGTGCtgagctggctgctgctgcacgGCGGGGAGATCACCACCGACAACTGGGGTGGCACGCCGCTGCACGATGCTGCCGAGAACGGCGAGctggag tgcTGCCAGATCCTGGTGGTGAACGGCGCCGACCTCAGCATCCGCGACCAGGATGGCTACACGGCAGCTGACCTCGCTGACTACAACGGCCACAGCCACTGTGCCCAGTACCTGCGCACGGTGGAGAACATG AGCATCGAGCACCGCGTGCTGTCGAGAGACCCCTCGGCGGACGGGGAGTGCCGGCAGCCTGACTCGGGCATGTCATCACCCAACACCACAGCGTCAGTGCCCCAGGCGCGCTTCGAGGTGGGCTCCCCCGCCAGCACCCTCTCCAACTACGACTCCTGCCACTCCAGCCAGTCCAGCACcggggacaagaggggcggtcCCGCGGGGGCCCCCGCCGCCC GGGTGCCCGAGCCGGTGCTGGCGGACATGCAGGCGTACATGGACATGCTGGACCCTGAGATGCGGCCACGGGGCCGGGGGCCAGTGGGCGAGGGTCCCCCCCCACCGCCGCCCCCCACCTTTCCACCGCCGCCACCCCCGCCCCCCAGCACTCGGCcacccccgccgccccccggctACCCTGCGCCCGCGCCCCCTGCCGCCCCCCACACCGCCGACATCTACGTGCGCGCCAAGAACAACCTGCGGCACGTGGAGAGCCAGGCGCTGCGCCGAGAG CTGGCATCGCGGGAGAGCAGCCCCGAGGGCCTGCGCCGGGCTGACTCCACCAGGAGGTCGAGGAATTTCGGCAAGCAGCCGAGCACCGGCGACTACTACAAGCACCTGGGGCACAGCACGGCCGAGCAGCCCGGGCCGCGGCGGATGGCGCACAGCGAGGAG GCGTCGCCCATCTCGACCGACACCATGCGCAACGGGGACAGCAAGACTGGCTCTGAGCTGCCGCTGCCGCCGCCACCACCCCCACTGCCCGATGCCGCCTGCCCGCCACCCCCGCCACCACCCCCACCAGCCGAGACCCCTGCAGGCCCTCgccgctcctcctcctccacggGAA GCACCAAGTCCTTCAACATGATGTCCCCCACCGGCGACAACTCGGAGCTGCTGGCTGAGATCAAGGCTGGGAAGAGCCTCAAGCCGACTCCACAGAGCAAAGGCTTCACCACCATCTTCTCCGGCAGTGGCCAGGCAGGGGCCAAC GCAGAGTCTCCGCTGTCCTCTCCATCGCCCACCAGGACACCCACCCCGCCGGCCACCCCTGAGGCCACGGGGCCACCACGCTGCCTGGCAGGGGGCTCGCCAGAGCCGGTGCTGAACGGGAGCTCACCGGTGCCAGCAGCAGGCGCTGGGGCAGCAGTGGAGGTGGAGGTGCTGGTTCCGAGCCACGATGAGCAGGGTCGGCCCATTCCGGAGTGGAAGCGGCAGGTGATGGTGCGCAAGCTGCAGCTCCGCatgcaggaggaagaggaacagCGGCGCAAG CCTGCAAGCCGCTCGTCACCCCCGTGCCAGCGCAGGTCACCCACCTGCGAGGACACGCCGGGTCCTGCCGGGCAGCTGCTGTGGGACGAGATGCGGTACCTAGAGAGGCAGCTGGGGAGCCTGCGGGTGATGCACGAGGTGCAGCCGGGGTGGCCAGAGGAGGATCTGCTGCCGCCCACCGCCCTGGCACCGCAGCGTTTCGCCCTGGCCCACGAGGAGCCTCCGGCCTGCGGCAGCCAGTACCCCGTGCTGCCCTGGAGCGCGGCCACGCTGCCGgccaccctgggcagccaggagggcctggggctgtggggagcgGTGGGCGGGCACGACGCCCGGCACAATGCCCAACGTGAGATCCTGGGCTGCGGCGTCTCCGTCCGTAGCCTCAAGGCCAACTACGAGGGGCCAGGGGAGTCCCCCACGCCCCTCCCCAGGGTCACCAAGCGCAAGCGAGCGCAGCTCCCCGGCAGCACCCGCCAGCCCGTCCTGGAGGAGGAGTACGGGGACGGGGCACCGCGACGGTGCCGGCCGGCACCGCCAGAGCCAAGGGGCCCAAAGGAGCGTGCTGTGGCACGGAAGGAGCGTGTTGTCTTCCTCTTCCTGGAGCACTGGAAGaagcgggcggcggcggcggcggcggccggggaAGAGCGGCCGTGGCAGCCGGGAAGGCGGCGGTTGGCAGCGGGGCGGTTGCTGGCCCGCTGGAGGAGCGTCGCCCGCCGGGTGCCAGGACGGCAGCTCCGGCGGCTGAGCCGCGCCGCGGCGCTGTACTGGCCACAGCACTTTCTGCCACACGTCGGCGGCTCACCCATGCCCCACGACAGCCTCCCGCTCGACCTCTTCATGCTGGGCTACTTCCAGCTGCTGGAGATGCCGCTCAGCCCCGAGGAGCGGCGATTCCGACACCTCCTCTGCTACGAGATGTTCGACCGCCTCGGCAGCCACAGCTGGCACCGTGTCCGCCACTTCCACCGCACCGTGCTGGAGCAGGTCGAGGCTGGACACCGCCACTGGCTCGATGGCTTCGAGGACCTCGCTGAGGAGTTTTTCGGGGGCGGCCCCACCACGGTGGCCAGGAGCCCACCAGCgcctcccagcacagccccaggaggggatggggcagcagcaCCGGTGCCGGTGCcagtgctggagctgggagagTTCAGCGAGGAGGATGTCTGCCGCTTCATCGACCGCagtttttccttctggaaggagaaggaagcagaGATGTCGGACACCTGA